One part of the Arabidopsis thaliana chromosome 1 sequence genome encodes these proteins:
- the CYP78A8 gene encoding cytochrome P450, family 78, subfamily A, polypeptide 8, whose protein sequence is MFSLNMRTEIESLWVFALASKFNIYMQQHFASLLVAIAITWFTITIVFWSTPGGPAWGKYFFTRRFISLDYNRKYKNLIPGPRGFPLVGSMSLRSSHVAHQRIASVAEMSNAKRLMAFSLGDTKVVVTCHPAVAKEILNSSVFADRPVDETAYGLMFNRAMGFAPNGTYWRTLRRLGSNHLFNPKQIKQSEDQRRVIATQMVNAFARNPKSACAVRDLLKTASLCNMMGLVFGREYELESNNNLESECLKGLVEEGYDLLGTLNWTDHLPWLAGLDFQQIRFRCSQLVPKVNLLLSRIIHEQRAATGNFLDMLLSLQGSEKLSESDMVAVLWEMIFRGTDTVAVLVEWVLARIVMHPKVQLTVHDELDRVVGRSRTVDESDLPSLTYLTAMIKEVLRLHPPGPLLSWARLSITDTSVDGYHVPAGTTAMVNMWAIARDPHVWEDPLEFKPERFVAKEGEAEFSVFGSDLRLAPFGSGKRVCPGKNLGLTTVSFWVATLLHEFEWLPSVEANPPDLSEVLRLSCEMACPLIVNVSSRRKIM, encoded by the exons ATGTTCTCTTTGAACATGAGAACCGAAATAGAAAGTTTGTGGGTATTTGCTCTTGcatcaaaattcaatatttacaTGCAACAACATTTTGCTTCCCTTCTCGTCGCCATTGCTATCACTTGGTTTACCATAACCATCGTATTTTGGTCTACTCCGGGTGGACCGGCTTGGGGAAAATACTTCTTCACTCGCCGGTTTATTTCTCTCGATTACAACCGAAAATACAAGAATCTCATTCCCGGTCCTAGAGGGTTTCCACTTGTGGGAAGCATGAGCCTTAGGTCAAGCCACGTGGCTCATCAGCGCATAGCGTCTGTGGCTGAGATGAGTAACGCCAAGCGGCTCATGGCGTTTAGCCTCGGTGATACTAAGGTGGTGGTGACGTGTCATCCTGCCGTGGCAAAGGAGATACTAAACAGTTCGGTTTTTGCTGACCGACCGGTTGACGAAACCGCTTACGGTTTGATGTTTAACCGAGCCATGGGATTTGCTCCCAATGGTACTTATTGGCGTACGCTGCGTCGGTTAGGCTCGAACCATCTTTTTAACCCGAAGCAAATCAAACAATCGGAGGATCAGAGACGGGTGATAGCGACTCAGATGGTGAATGCGTTTGCACGTAACCCTAAATCCGCGTGTGCAGTGCGTGATTTGCTCAAAACAGCGTCGTTGTGTAACATGATGGGTTTGGTTTTCGGGAGAGAGTATGAATTGGAGTCAAATAACAACTTGGAATCTGAATGCTTAAAGGGTTTGGTTGAAGAAGGGTACGATCTTCTAGGTACGTTAAATTGGACCGACCATCTTCCTTGGTTAGCCGGTTTAGATTTCCAACAAATCCGGTTTAGGTGCTCGCAGCTCGTACCGAAAGTAAATCTGTTATTGAGCCGTATCATACATGAACAACGTGCTGCCACGGGTAACTTTCTTGACATGTTACTTTCTCTTCAAGGTTCAGAAAAATTATCAGAATCCGACATGGTTGCTGTTCTTTGG GAAATGATATTTAGGGGAACGGACACTGTTGCGGTTTTGGTCGAGTGGGTGCTAGCGAGGATTGTGATGCATCCCAAAGTTCAATTAACGGTCCACGATGAGCTTGACCGAGTCGTTGGCAGATCAAGAACCGTGGATGAGTCAGACCTTCCATCACTCACGTATCTAACGGCTATGATCAAAGAAGTGTTGAGGCTGCATCCACCAGGTCCACTGCTTTCTTGGGCACGACTGTCTATAACAGACACTTCCGTAGATGGATATCACGTGCCGGCTGGGACCACCGCGATGGTCAACATGTGGGCTATAGCACGTGACCCACACGTGTGGGAGGATCCTTTAGAGTTTAAGCCTGAGAGGTTCGTGGCTAAAGAGGGTGAAGCTGAGTTCTCTGTTTTCGGGTCGGATCTGAGGTTGGCACCGTTCGGGTCGGGTAAGAGGGTTTGCCCTGGAAAGAATTTGGGACTTACAACGGTGTCGTTTTGGGTTGCAACGCTCTTGCATGAGTTTGAGTGGCTTCCTAGCGTCGAAGCTAACCCTCCAGATCTCTCGGAGGTTTTGAGGCTCTCGTGTGAGATGGCTTGTCCACTCATCGTTAACGTAAGCTCAAGGCGTAAGATAATGTAA
- the CYP78A8 gene encoding cytochrome P450, family 78, subfamily A, polypeptide 8 (''cytochrome P450, family 78, subfamily A, polypeptide 8'' (CYP78A8); FUNCTIONS IN: electron carrier activity, monooxygenase activity, iron ion binding, oxygen binding, heme binding; INVOLVED IN: oxidation reduction; LOCATED IN: endomembrane system; EXPRESSED IN: 6 plant structures; EXPRESSED DURING: LP.10 ten leaves visible, LP.02 two leaves visible, LP.12 twelve leaves visible; CONTAINS InterPro DOMAIN/s: Cytochrome P450 (InterPro:IPR001128), Cytochrome P450, conserved site (InterPro:IPR017972), Cytochrome P450, E-class, group I (InterPro:IPR002401); BEST Arabidopsis thaliana protein match is: cytochrome P450, family 78, subfamily A, polypeptide 6 (TAIR:AT2G46660.1); Has 32104 Blast hits to 32001 proteins in 1725 species: Archae - 48; Bacteria - 3617; Metazoa - 11430; Fungi - 6777; Plants - 9112; Viruses - 3; Other Eukaryotes - 1117 (source: NCBI BLink).) — MRTEIESLWVFALASKFNIYMQQHFASLLVAIAITWFTITIVFWSTPGGPAWGKYFFTRRFISLDYNRKYKNLIPGPRGFPLVGSMSLRSSHVAHQRIASVAEMSNAKRLMAFSLGDTKVVVTCHPAVAKEILNSSVFADRPVDETAYGLMFNRAMGFAPNGTYWRTLRRLGSNHLFNPKQIKQSEDQRRVIATQMVNAFARNPKSACAVRDLLKTASLCNMMGLVFGREYELESNNNLESECLKGLVEEGYDLLGTLNWTDHLPWLAGLDFQQIRFRCSQLVPKVNLLLSRIIHEQRAATGNFLDMLLSLQGSEKLSESDMVAVLWEMIFRGTDTVAVLVEWVLARIVMHPKVQLTVHDELDRVVGRSRTVDESDLPSLTYLTAMIKEVLRLHPPGPLLSWARLSITDTSVDGYHVPAGTTAMVNMWAIARDPHVWEDPLEFKPERFVAKEGEAEFSVFGSDLRLAPFGSGKRVCPGKNLGLTTVSFWVATLLHEFEWLPSVEANPPDLSEVLRLSCEMACPLIVNVSSRRKIM; from the exons ATGAGAACCGAAATAGAAAGTTTGTGGGTATTTGCTCTTGcatcaaaattcaatatttacaTGCAACAACATTTTGCTTCCCTTCTCGTCGCCATTGCTATCACTTGGTTTACCATAACCATCGTATTTTGGTCTACTCCGGGTGGACCGGCTTGGGGAAAATACTTCTTCACTCGCCGGTTTATTTCTCTCGATTACAACCGAAAATACAAGAATCTCATTCCCGGTCCTAGAGGGTTTCCACTTGTGGGAAGCATGAGCCTTAGGTCAAGCCACGTGGCTCATCAGCGCATAGCGTCTGTGGCTGAGATGAGTAACGCCAAGCGGCTCATGGCGTTTAGCCTCGGTGATACTAAGGTGGTGGTGACGTGTCATCCTGCCGTGGCAAAGGAGATACTAAACAGTTCGGTTTTTGCTGACCGACCGGTTGACGAAACCGCTTACGGTTTGATGTTTAACCGAGCCATGGGATTTGCTCCCAATGGTACTTATTGGCGTACGCTGCGTCGGTTAGGCTCGAACCATCTTTTTAACCCGAAGCAAATCAAACAATCGGAGGATCAGAGACGGGTGATAGCGACTCAGATGGTGAATGCGTTTGCACGTAACCCTAAATCCGCGTGTGCAGTGCGTGATTTGCTCAAAACAGCGTCGTTGTGTAACATGATGGGTTTGGTTTTCGGGAGAGAGTATGAATTGGAGTCAAATAACAACTTGGAATCTGAATGCTTAAAGGGTTTGGTTGAAGAAGGGTACGATCTTCTAGGTACGTTAAATTGGACCGACCATCTTCCTTGGTTAGCCGGTTTAGATTTCCAACAAATCCGGTTTAGGTGCTCGCAGCTCGTACCGAAAGTAAATCTGTTATTGAGCCGTATCATACATGAACAACGTGCTGCCACGGGTAACTTTCTTGACATGTTACTTTCTCTTCAAGGTTCAGAAAAATTATCAGAATCCGACATGGTTGCTGTTCTTTGG GAAATGATATTTAGGGGAACGGACACTGTTGCGGTTTTGGTCGAGTGGGTGCTAGCGAGGATTGTGATGCATCCCAAAGTTCAATTAACGGTCCACGATGAGCTTGACCGAGTCGTTGGCAGATCAAGAACCGTGGATGAGTCAGACCTTCCATCACTCACGTATCTAACGGCTATGATCAAAGAAGTGTTGAGGCTGCATCCACCAGGTCCACTGCTTTCTTGGGCACGACTGTCTATAACAGACACTTCCGTAGATGGATATCACGTGCCGGCTGGGACCACCGCGATGGTCAACATGTGGGCTATAGCACGTGACCCACACGTGTGGGAGGATCCTTTAGAGTTTAAGCCTGAGAGGTTCGTGGCTAAAGAGGGTGAAGCTGAGTTCTCTGTTTTCGGGTCGGATCTGAGGTTGGCACCGTTCGGGTCGGGTAAGAGGGTTTGCCCTGGAAAGAATTTGGGACTTACAACGGTGTCGTTTTGGGTTGCAACGCTCTTGCATGAGTTTGAGTGGCTTCCTAGCGTCGAAGCTAACCCTCCAGATCTCTCGGAGGTTTTGAGGCTCTCGTGTGAGATGGCTTGTCCACTCATCGTTAACGTAAGCTCAAGGCGTAAGATAATGTAA
- a CDS encoding ozone-responsive stress-like protein (DUF1138) (Protein of unknown function (DUF1138); FUNCTIONS IN: molecular_function unknown; INVOLVED IN: response to stress; LOCATED IN: membrane; EXPRESSED IN: 23 plant structures; EXPRESSED DURING: 13 growth stages; CONTAINS InterPro DOMAIN/s: Protein of unknown function DUF1138 (InterPro:IPR009515); BEST Arabidopsis thaliana protein match is: Protein of unknown function (DUF1138) (TAIR:AT4G00860.1); Has 35333 Blast hits to 34131 proteins in 2444 species: Archae - 798; Bacteria - 22429; Metazoa - 974; Fungi - 991; Plants - 531; Viruses - 0; Other Eukaryotes - 9610 (source: NCBI BLink).): MASGGKAKYIIGALIGSFGISYIFDKVISDNKIFGGTTPGTVSNKEWWAATDEKFQAWPRTAGPPVVMNPISRQNFIVKTRPE, translated from the exons atgGCATCAGGAGGTAAAGCCAAGTACATAATCGGTGCTCTCATCGGTTCTTTCGGAATCTCATACATCTTCGACAAAGTTATCTCTGATAATAAGATCTTTGGAG GGACTACTCCAGGAACTGTCTCTAACAAAGAATGGTGGGCAGCAACGGATGAGAAATTCCAAGCATGGCCAAGAACCGCTGGTCCTCCCGTTGTTATGAATCCCATTAGCCGTCAGAATTTCATCGTCAAGACTCGTCCGGAATGA
- the GIF2 gene encoding GRF1-interacting factor 2 (GRF1-interacting factor 2 (GIF2); CONTAINS InterPro DOMAIN/s: SSXT (InterPro:IPR007726); BEST Arabidopsis thaliana protein match is: GRF1-interacting factor 3 (TAIR:AT4G00850.1); Has 425 Blast hits to 425 proteins in 91 species: Archae - 0; Bacteria - 4; Metazoa - 291; Fungi - 20; Plants - 89; Viruses - 0; Other Eukaryotes - 21 (source: NCBI BLink).), translating to MQQQQSPQMFPMVPSIPPANNITTEQIQKYLDENKKLIMAIMENQNLGKLAECAQYQALLQKNLMYLAAIADAQPPPPTPGPSPSTAVAAQMATPHSGMQPPSYFMQHPQASPAGIFAPRGPLQFGSPLQFQDPQQQQQIHQQAMQGHMGIRPMGMTNNGMQHAMQQPETGLGGNVGLRGGKQDGADGQGKDDGK from the exons atgcagcAGCAGCAGTCTCCGCAAATGTTTCCGATGGTTCCGTCGATTCCCCCTGCTAACAACATCACTACCGAACAGATCCAAAAG TACCTTGATGAGAACAAGAAGCTGATTATGGCCATCATGGAAAACCAGAATCTCGGTAAACTTGCTGAGTGCGCCCA GTACCAAGCTCTTCTCCAGAAGAACTTGATGTATCTTGCTGCAATTGCTGATGCTCAACCCCCACCACCTACGCCAGGACCTTCACCATCTACAGCTGTCGCTGCCCAG ATGGCAACACCGCATTCTGGGATGCAACCACCTAGCTACTTCATGCAACACCCACAAGCATCCCCTGCAGGGATTTTCGCTCCAAGGGGTCCTTTACAGTTTGGTAGCCCACTCCAGTTTCAGGATCcgcaacagcagcagcagataCATCAGCAAGCTATGCAAGGACACATGGGGATTAGACCAATGGGTATGACCAACAACGGGATGCAGCATGCGATGCAACAACCAGAAACCGGTCTTGGAGGAAACG TGGGGCTTAGAGGAGGAAAGCAAGATGGAGCAGATGGACAAGGAAAAGATGATGGCAAGTGA
- the GIF2 gene encoding GRF1-interacting factor 2 (GRF1-interacting factor 2 (GIF2); FUNCTIONS IN: protein binding, transcription coactivator activity; INVOLVED IN: cell proliferation, leaf development; LOCATED IN: nucleus; EXPRESSED IN: 22 plant structures; EXPRESSED DURING: 13 growth stages; CONTAINS InterPro DOMAIN/s: SSXT (InterPro:IPR007726); BEST Arabidopsis thaliana protein match is: GRF1-interacting factor 3 (TAIR:AT4G00850.1); Has 35 Blast hits to 35 proteins in 17 species: Archae - 0; Bacteria - 0; Metazoa - 12; Fungi - 5; Plants - 17; Viruses - 0; Other Eukaryotes - 1 (source: NCBI BLink).): MQQQQSPQMFPMVPSIPPANNITTEQIQKMLGGSGNFESGFQEWTLKLDACLMLLFCTFSWLDYLDENKKLIMAIMENQNLGKLAECAQYQALLQKNLMYLAAIADAQPPPPTPGPSPSTAVAAQMATPHSGMQPPSYFMQHPQASPAGIFAPRGPLQFGSPLQFQDPQQQQQIHQQAMQGHMGIRPMGMTNNGMQHAMQQPETGLGGNVGLRGGKQDGADGQGKDDGK; this comes from the exons atgcagcAGCAGCAGTCTCCGCAAATGTTTCCGATGGTTCCGTCGATTCCCCCTGCTAACAACATCACTACCGAACAGATCCAAAAG ATGCTTGGTGGGTCAGGAAACTTTGAATCCGGTTTTCAAGAATGGACATTGAAGTTAGATGCTTgcttgatgttgttgttttgtactTTCTCTTGGCTTGAT TACCTTGATGAGAACAAGAAGCTGATTATGGCCATCATGGAAAACCAGAATCTCGGTAAACTTGCTGAGTGCGCCCA GTACCAAGCTCTTCTCCAGAAGAACTTGATGTATCTTGCTGCAATTGCTGATGCTCAACCCCCACCACCTACGCCAGGACCTTCACCATCTACAGCTGTCGCTGCCCAG ATGGCAACACCGCATTCTGGGATGCAACCACCTAGCTACTTCATGCAACACCCACAAGCATCCCCTGCAGGGATTTTCGCTCCAAGGGGTCCTTTACAGTTTGGTAGCCCACTCCAGTTTCAGGATCcgcaacagcagcagcagataCATCAGCAAGCTATGCAAGGACACATGGGGATTAGACCAATGGGTATGACCAACAACGGGATGCAGCATGCGATGCAACAACCAGAAACCGGTCTTGGAGGAAACG TGGGGCTTAGAGGAGGAAAGCAAGATGGAGCAGATGGACAAGGAAAAGATGATGGCAAGTGA
- a CDS encoding S-adenosyl-L-methionine-dependent methyltransferases superfamily protein (S-adenosyl-L-methionine-dependent methyltransferases superfamily protein; FUNCTIONS IN: methyltransferase activity; INVOLVED IN: lipid biosynthetic process; EXPRESSED IN: sperm cell, hypocotyl; CONTAINS InterPro DOMAIN/s: Rhamnosyl O-methyltransferase/Cephalosporin hydroxylase (InterPro:IPR007072); Has 274 Blast hits to 274 proteins in 51 species: Archae - 0; Bacteria - 75; Metazoa - 2; Fungi - 0; Plants - 46; Viruses - 0; Other Eukaryotes - 151 (source: NCBI BLink).) — protein sequence MKEDRRLPHKRDAFQFLKTKAAYVIVIVLTYAFGYFSAYHYHQPLQQQLPPSTTAVETTKPQVCSIDNFRVTTPCGNLVPPELIRQTVIDRIFNGTSPYIDFPPPHAKKFLRPKRIKGWGSYGAVFENLIRRVKPKTIVEVGSFLGASAIHMANLTRRLGLEETQILCVDDFRGWPGFRDRFKDMALVNGDVLLMYQFMQNVVISDFSGSILPVPFSTGSALEKLCEWGVTADLVEIDAGHDFNSAWADINRAVRILRPGGVIFGHDYFTAADNRGVRRAVNLFAEINRLKVKTDGQHWVIDSVKVT from the coding sequence ATGAAGGAGGATCGTCGTCTTCCTCACAAACGCGACGCCTTCCAATTCTTGAAAACCAAGGCTGCGTACGTTATCGTCATAGTTCTAACCTACGCCTTTGGTTACTTCTCCGCCTACCACTATCATCAACCGCTGCAGCAGCAGCTGCCACCGTCTACGACAGCCGTGGAAACGACAAAACCTCAAGTTTGTTCAATCGACAACTTCCGAGTTACGACTCCATGCGGCAATCTTGTTCCGCCGGAATTGATTCGCCAGACTGTTATTGACCGGATCTTTAACGGAACTTCTCCGTACATCGATTTCCCACCACCGCACGCCAAGAAGTTTCTCCGGCCAAAAAGAATCAAAGGTTGGGGATCATACGGGGCCGTTTTCGAGAATCTAATCCGCCGAGTCAAACCTAAGACGATCGTCGAAGTCGGGAGTTTTCTCGGCGCGTCGGCGATACACATGGCGAATCTCACGCGCCGACTTGGGCTCGAGGAGACTCAGATTCTATGCGTCGACGACTTCCGTGGCTGGCCCGGTTTTCGAGACCGGTTTAAGGACATGGCTTTGGTTAACGGTGACGTTCTGCTTATGTACCAGTTTATGCAAAACGTGGTTATCTCGGATTTTTCCGGTTCGATATTGCCGGTTCCTTTCTCGACCGGTTCGGCTTTGGAGAAGCTGTGTGAGTGGGGAGTGACGGCGGACCTGGTGGAGATAGACGCGGGTCACGATTTTAATTCGGCATGGGCGGATATAAACCGGGCGGTTCGGATACTCCGACCCGGCGGTGTTATATTTGGTCACGATTATTTCACGGCGGCGGATAATAGAGGAGTGAGGAGAGCCGTGAATCTGTTCGCAGAGATTAACCGGTTAAAGGTCAAAACCGATGGTCAACATTGGGTTATTGATTCGGTCAAAGTAACCTGA